The region ggatctggtgaagctgagctctgccggtatcgctcccctcccaccctgctccctccctccgccatgcctcctccccaccctccccccacctccccccactccagaacacctcctccctgtgtcACCCCAcgtccccactcacctctcccccACCTGGCAGTCCAAGCGAGCGCAGAGCGGCAGACTGCTGGTCTCTCACCAGCGCTGACGGGCTCatactgggccagctctggcgcttGGCCAGTGCTAACCCTCACAaccgtgctttacagcacatttgcaacggtgcacactggtggtaagctggcacattgagctcaggattaggctctcagtcaGTTGCAAGAACAAGACCAGAAGCTAAGATTTACAGGTGCCAAGAGGCAGGATTTGCTGAGATACATACTTACCAGGCTAAGCTGAGCCTGCAGATCAATTTCCAAGGTCTGGAGCTGGCGTTTCAGATCAACGACTTGGCTGTTCAAATCTTCaacctctttgctgctgctgcagacctCCCGATTCACTTCCTCCATCtgaaaaaatggcagatgcaacaTTGGAATGGGTGTTTTTAGGGGGCAGGTTGGTGATAACTGGGGAAGTCACCAAGTCTAAACAGAGTATTCCAGATCGGGCCTTCACCTGGTTACCATATCCAGTCATCGCTCCATGGCAGAGCTATTGGAATGTTGTGAACTACTGTCAGCCCCCACAGGTGTTTGAAGACAAAATGACCCTGGGCATGGTCTGAGGGTGTATAATATATCAGTCTTTCTGAAGTGAGGCAAATTTATATCTGGTCAATTCCTGGATGGGTGACCACCTGGGAAATCTGTATGTCCTCTCCTTAATTATAAGACTGACATTTTTGAAACTTAGAATTTACTATGAAGAACAATTACCTTATCATGCCCATAAGCTTAAGTTTGCTGCCAGGCCATTTTGGATGAAGGATGGTGGACCAAACAAATGGTTCAGGGGGATTCACGGGGCAGGAAAAAGGACTGTCTTTCCTTATTTATTCTCTCTTCCACCTGCCCCTTTAGCTCTAATTTCCCCCAAAAAATGGAGAGGAAAGAGGGTCAAGGAGAACCTCCTCCTTCAAGTGGCTTGACTTGAGGCAAACACATGCCAGCATCCATCATGtacacctgaaaaacttagttttttcccccaacagtCCCTGGTTGGGTACAGTACATAACCTACCTTGCATTCATACCACTGCTCAACTTCTCTGCGGTTGTTTTCAATCATGGTTTCATACTGGCATCTCATTTCTTCCAGAATCTTCTTCAGGTCAGGGCCTGGGCAAGAGTTGACTTCCACGCTGACATCCCCGGTTGCCTGATTCTTCAGAGCCTTCACTTCCTGCAAAAGAAGTCCCAAATCATTGGGGTGTGATCTTTGTAAAATAGTCACCAGCAAGGGATGTTTTAAGGTCCCTTCTAttgctggaatggggggggggaggaattcttTTTGTACGTTATCCTCTTTGTAAAGATCTTGCAACGGGGGTGGGGCTGACCTCATCATGGTTCTTCTTGAGGCAACACAGCTCTTCCCGGAGGTTTTCCAGTTGGGCCTCCAAGTCAGACCTGCAAAGGGTCAGTTGATCCAGGACCTGGCGTAAGCCATTGATGTCAGCTTCCACATTCTGGCAGAGGGCCAGCTCAGTATCATATCTGCACCAgaggcaagaaagaaaaaaatgaaaccacTAATGCCCAGATAAACCActagtaaaaatgtttttttaatttatttttttcacattcttatactaccctttctccaagaagatCACATgtagatttgaacctggattttccagatctaagtccaaatcttgaaccactacaccatcctgaatATATGATCCTAGCAGATTTATCTTTCTATGCATAGCTTTATCTTCTGCTCTGCATAGCATCTAGGTGCTCACCTGTGGACTCTTCAAGAGTTCTCTTGTTATGAATGgacaaatgtgggggggggggagggagatacaAAGAAAAAGTGGGTTTGAAAATGGGACTCACTTCAGTCTGAAGTCATCTGCAGTCATCCGGTTATTGTCAATATCCAAGACAAGTTTGCTGTTGTCCACAGTGGCACAAAtaatctgcgggggggggggggagaataacacCATTTGAGCTTTCCCCCATGTCTTTTCCATGTGCCCCATTTCAGTTCTTGGTTTTGCTTTCCAGTCTCATGTTCTTTGATTTATTTTCAGGACCTTCTCCAGTGAGAAGGACTGTACCGGATCTACCTCCCTTTGTGCTCCTGTCAACCTGCAACTCTGAGTACCCATGAGATTCCTAGTCAGGCCATGTGACCCAATGCCTCCTGTGCCACAACCCCCATCCTCCATACTGCTCAATCACTCTTTGTTTACACCTCAGTTCCTATCACCTGTACTACCACAGCAACCAGTGAAGGTAGGAATCCTTGGGATAATTAGCCCACTTATTagtaagctttttaaaaatgatatttttATCCATTGTTCCAATGAATAGCCCTACATTGTTTCTTTTCAATTTTAATAGTTTTTAATCCTAGCATTTCATTTTTCTAATTACTCAAGGTCTCTCCtcccttgtttccatttgaaaggTTAGCATGGGGGCAAACTTGCAAACTCTCTCATGAAAGATAAGGCATATCATTTATGAAAGCTACTGAGGCGGTTCATTGGTCTATGTAGTCTCAGTGTTACCTacactgaggctgaaatcctaaacacactttcatgggagtaagtcccactgaatataatggaatacacttgcaagtaaacatgcataagattgtgctatgacagtagttctccagggtttcagacaaaggtctttcccagccctacttggaggtGGCAGGGATTGATCTTTCTGCGTGCAAGCATCCTAAGATATATCTCCCTGCTGAATTACACATGGATTGATCATTTCCTTTTAATGGTATTAAATATCCCCATTTACCATTACAAACTGCAACATAACCTTAACTCCTCAGCCCAAAAGAATCTGGAAGCATTTGGAAAAATTATACATTTGAGTATGTAATTTTTTTATAGTGTTTGGTACACCTCAAACTTTAGCTCACTCTCTTTGCTATTTCTAGAATGTTTGAAATCATGATTTGTTTTGCTCTGCATTGTATAGTTACTTCCTGCACCCTATTGTTTCAGGTCCTATTCCAAAGCATCGTTTGCAAAACCCAAGGAACATAAATCCATTTCTCTCCCGTTAAGTGAAAATAAAATGACACTcagttataaaataaaataactgtaGGGGTTTTCTTTTGAATGGAGCAATAATGGAATAATGGACCAGCCCTCAGATAATTACACCAGAGCATGGGATGCTACAGCTTACTCAGTTTGATCAATCTGGCTTTGCACTGTGGAAGCTCAGTTTTCCTACCTGGTTCTTAAGGTCTTCAATTTGGTGATAGTAACTACTGTAATCCTTCATATCAATCAGCGAACCTTGCCGGTCATACCAATCCCGAATTTTGCACTCCAgttcagagttttcctcctccaGGCATCGCACTTTGTCCAGGTAAGAAGCCAAGCGGTCGTTGAGGTTCTGCATGGTCATCTTCTCATCACAGGAGATCAAGGGTGCTTCATTGCAAAGGCCAAATCCACCCATACCGAAGCGGGCACTGCCACCGCTGAACCCGGCACCAGATGCACACCCAAAACCACCACCTAAGGCACCTCCTGCGACCCCCCCTCCAAAGCCACCATCACCATAGCTAACTCCACCACAGTAGCTCCTTCCAGACATGTTGCATCTAGCACTACctacagcaggggaggggcatcTCCCAGAGACTCCTGGGCCAAGCCTTATGCCGCTACTCCCAGTACCACAGCTACCACTGCTGCTTCTCACTCTGGTGGTGTACACAGTTGTGGTACTGTGTTTGGTGGTGCTCATGGTGAGAAAAGTTTAGATTCAAAAGTAAGCCCAAACACCAAGAAAAGGCCTAAGACatacagcaaaaaagaaaaccagACTGCAGATATTTGCATCCACAGAGGACTCCGTTTATATACCTTCCACAGTGAGGGTGTCACCACACAAAGGgtgttcctttttctttctcatcaTCTTCCCCAGAACTGGCTCACCTGGGCGTCTCCGCCAAGAAAAAATTGTCCCTAAGGCAAACCTGCCTCCAGGAATCTCGGCTACACGAGGAAGGCATTTCACGGTGTCAGCACCTGTCCTCCAACACCTACCATGAGCAGCAGTGTAACCTGAATCATTGGCTTTGCCCCAAACTTTACAGGAAAGAATCCTAAAATAACACAGCCCTAAACTATGAGCCGGGAAGAAGTAATTACAGCTTGTCACAACAAAATCATCTTCCTCCATCATTAGCTTGATTTCATTTTGATTTCATTTTGATTTTCTCAAGATTGGGGATTTTCTTTGCCTAGCCAGAGCCGAGATACACCTGCTGTTCAGGGGActgaaaacactgaaataaatgaggagCAAGAAACACACACTTGGGCCAGAAGAAAAAATATTGGGCAAGGggttacagcaggggtctccaaaccctgacccgggggccagatgcagcccatggcgaacctctatctggcctgcggcaagcctctatcttgcctgcagccaacctctgatcccctgtgAGTCTTTGGCCCagatgaccaaacacaactggagctgtgcttgtggggtgggggaatgggggtctatttaagtgtgtgctttttttttctttctgtggtgtgtgttggtgcttggagaaatcctggaaatttgagccaatttcttcatttattcattcatctaagttccatctctaatgtatttatttactatttaatatatttaacattattttttctggcccttgacactgtgccagatatttgatgcggccctttggccaaaacctTTGGAGACTCCTGAGTTACAGCCTTTCAATTTTACCCTCACGCACTTGGCATCTTGGCACAACCAAGTGGTCAGATCAACCCCAGATTAGCAGGGCTGCTTTATGACTGCCGTGGGTCCTCAGCGCTTTTGCCTTTGTGGGCTCCTTCCACTATATGCTatcaatattaaaaattatttttgataCACAGTAACCTTAAATACTCCAGCATTTCTTTCTGTTTTAGGTAAGCTTTAATAGATTTTCATGGGCcctaaaagtttcatttttttctgatgtataagaaaaaattaaaatattttcttcaaccttaaacttttttttttcttctgattaaaaaaaaaaaatcaaaacatttttcATGGGCCCTAGGCACTGTCCTAAAGTCAGCAATGCAAATAAGGCTAGAATAATTCAAATACTGGTTGCCAGGAATTCAATCAGGAATAATTCAGATACTGGTTGCCAGTGTTCCATGAAAGGGAAGCAGGAAGAGACTTCTAAGAGGCTGGTCAAGGAGCATATAATTGTACCTCATAAGGACCCTTTCCCCTGAGGCAATTAATTGCCTGGTCCAAGATTCTATTCCCTTCTTATCAACCTGGTCTGTCTTGTCCAACTGGCCTAATAGCCCTCATTCTGATTGATTATTTTCCTATAACACCATGAGTACGAATGGCACTTTTGATTGAGGAAGCAGGTCCTTACACCGAGGGCCTCATAGTATAAAAACTGATACCAGGGAAAAcaggaaggagagcagagtggtgcCAGCGTAAATGGAGAACAGATAGGCAGTCATTTAATGTATATGTATTTAGGCCTAGTAGCAGAACAGTAaagagactgggggcccaatcctatccaagaggTGATCCCACAGGTGATCTGGGAAGGAGTTCCAGGTGCAGAGGGCagcaaggaggaaggaggaatgCCATTTGAGGTGTACCCGTAGACCATTCTGGTATTCTTCAACCTGATTCTGCCAAGATTCCCCAAAACCAAGATTTACTGATGTTATCCTTGACCCAAGGGCAGGGAATCTGGAATTATACATGGCTGTAATCATACCACTGAGAAACATCTCATGCAGGCTCAGGTAGCCACTGTGCTGTTCTTAAAATTCAACC is a window of Tiliqua scincoides isolate rTilSci1 chromosome 5, rTilSci1.hap2, whole genome shotgun sequence DNA encoding:
- the LOC136652324 gene encoding keratin, type I cytoskeletal 19-like, with protein sequence MTMQNLNDRLASYLDKVRCLEEENSELECKIRDWYDRQGSLIDMKDYSSYYHQIEDLKNQIICATVDNSKLVLDIDNNRMTADDFRLKYDTELALCQNVEADINGLRQVLDQLTLCRSDLEAQLENLREELCCLKKNHDEEVKALKNQATGDVSVEVNSCPGPDLKKILEEMRCQYETMIENNRREVEQWYECKMEEVNREVCSSSKEVEDLNSQVVDLKRQLQTLEIDLQAQLSLRDTLQGSLAETECRYNNHLAEIQNQISCVEQQLSELRAETECQNREYRELLDVKCRLEQEIQTYRTLLEGGQHCIIGQSGSGGGACRQGGGVVRTTYTTSTSQGQSCDVKARLKEDVVEIQAVDHLVEFQEEEDIKENNPMVEYHKEGSPVMKYRKEEEEEQGVSPTVEYHKEEEGNPVM